The proteins below come from a single Salinilacihabitans rarus genomic window:
- a CDS encoding PH domain-containing protein — translation MPQGSYVTSDTLGKVDDEVRSDETVQYIAKGNSLDAKYQGSTTSYNNTKGWPRMVATDQRVFYKVPKVFNTKVESVEYSNLSAADLGSSGLSGTEIKLRTVRGKTYTFKADEPGDVELEEMVEFIREQISSQTEPETQSASSDTASLSSTTTSQSTTSPSDRADLHKTESCVECGESVSEGVERCPNCGYNPDAHNKWRAIHSVLAGVSFITIIGIPLAVWFYFKAKGHRKKVKAGVTG, via the coding sequence ATGCCTCAAGGAAGCTACGTCACGAGCGATACTCTCGGCAAGGTAGACGACGAAGTCCGAAGCGACGAAACGGTTCAGTACATCGCTAAAGGAAACAGTCTCGACGCGAAGTACCAAGGCTCTACGACCAGCTACAACAACACGAAAGGCTGGCCCCGGATGGTGGCGACCGACCAGCGGGTCTTCTACAAGGTTCCCAAGGTCTTCAACACGAAGGTCGAATCAGTCGAGTACAGCAACCTAAGCGCGGCTGACCTTGGGTCAAGTGGCCTGAGTGGTACGGAAATCAAACTCCGAACCGTTCGAGGCAAGACGTACACGTTCAAAGCAGACGAGCCGGGGGACGTCGAACTCGAAGAGATGGTTGAGTTCATCCGAGAACAGATTAGCAGTCAGACGGAACCCGAGACGCAGTCTGCTTCGTCTGATACTGCCTCACTCTCGTCTACCACCACTTCCCAATCGACAACGTCGCCTTCCGACAGAGCTGACCTACACAAGACCGAGTCCTGTGTCGAGTGTGGAGAAAGCGTTTCAGAAGGCGTCGAGCGGTGTCCGAACTGTGGATACAACCCCGACGCCCATAACAAGTGGCGAGCGATTCACTCGGTGCTTGCTGGCGTCTCCTTTATCACTATCATCGGAATCCCGCTTGCGGTGTGGTTCTACTTCAAGGCGAAAGGTCACCGCAAGAAGGTGAAAGCAGGCGTCACCGGGTAG
- a CDS encoding TATA-box-binding protein translates to MVEPTVVNVVGTITYQQEIALDALADTFTRRGEISDVTYEPAENHWLQTRFAPDDTYVAFYRSGRCSIAGGNSVEHFHEVADRVNTLMRDILQFEYEPTVEISNIVTTADIGTSIPLEALTLELGMEHTEYEPEQFPALMYREEDYVMLVFASGKLLCTGLTDVADVTDAIEQMESRLRVVV, encoded by the coding sequence GTGGTAGAGCCAACGGTCGTCAACGTCGTCGGGACAATCACCTACCAGCAAGAGATTGCATTAGACGCGTTGGCAGACACATTCACTCGCCGTGGTGAGATTTCTGACGTAACCTATGAACCTGCCGAGAATCACTGGCTACAGACTCGGTTCGCGCCCGATGACACCTACGTCGCATTCTATCGGAGCGGTCGCTGTTCAATAGCAGGCGGCAATTCAGTCGAACATTTTCACGAGGTAGCAGACCGAGTTAATACCCTCATGCGGGACATTCTACAGTTCGAGTACGAGCCGACCGTAGAAATCAGCAACATCGTCACTACAGCGGATATTGGCACATCAATCCCGTTGGAAGCCCTGACGCTCGAACTCGGAATGGAACACACCGAATACGAACCCGAACAATTCCCGGCGCTCATGTACCGAGAAGAGGATTACGTCATGCTGGTCTTTGCCAGCGGGAAACTGCTTTGCACCGGACTGACCGATGTGGCAGATGTGACCGACGCGATTGAACAGATGGAATCCCGACTACGGGTAGTTGTGTAG
- a CDS encoding SWIM zinc finger family protein, producing MSQFETAEGESSVTAGCTDLEQRDVRALTEYMTVLPLGGDVYSVTTQSGSEYRVDAREARCTCPDHQYREARCKHIRRVAFATGERPIPARVDADEVDAQLGEHLEETPKVAATDGGVTLEEFATKDTDEDGCWCDDSDFPCFECYLEGQRDLPGDSE from the coding sequence ATGAGCCAATTCGAGACAGCGGAAGGTGAATCTTCCGTCACGGCTGGTTGTACCGACCTCGAACAGCGCGATGTACGTGCCCTTACGGAGTACATGACCGTTCTACCGCTCGGGGGCGACGTGTACTCTGTGACTACACAGAGCGGGTCAGAGTACCGTGTGGACGCTCGTGAAGCCCGCTGTACCTGCCCCGACCACCAGTACCGAGAAGCCCGGTGCAAACACATCCGTCGTGTCGCCTTCGCCACTGGTGAGCGACCGATTCCCGCGCGGGTTGACGCCGACGAGGTAGACGCTCAACTCGGGGAACACCTCGAAGAGACGCCAAAGGTCGCCGCGACCGACGGTGGTGTCACCCTCGAAGAGTTCGCTACCAAGGACACCGACGAAGACGGGTGCTGGTGCGACGACTCGGACTTCCCCTGCTTCGAGTGCTACCTCGAAGGTCAGCGCGACCTACCGGGTGATAGCGAATGA
- a CDS encoding M48 family metallopeptidase: MAKAHSRNIDLLGNPVEYEVRHSADASEPRIDVDIHGVTVVVPEDDNVQPTELLKENAAWVVDQQRKYDAYREQVPDRTFEAGERFPFLGEDRELVIEPLQKHEVDEDSIRLRKSAVEQSSVKQVLENFYRSRARSYLTDRIDHYAERMGVEYEKLELRNQRTRWGSCSTGGTISLNWRLIMAPPDVVDYLVVHELAHLTEQHHGREFWQLVGEHIPDYKEKAEWLEQNSAKLVFSEEDV, translated from the coding sequence ATGGCTAAAGCCCACAGTCGGAACATCGACCTGTTGGGGAACCCCGTCGAGTACGAGGTACGCCATAGCGCCGACGCCAGTGAACCGCGTATCGACGTTGACATTCACGGCGTGACTGTCGTCGTTCCCGAAGACGACAACGTTCAGCCCACAGAACTACTCAAGGAGAACGCGGCGTGGGTGGTAGACCAGCAACGGAAGTACGACGCCTATCGAGAGCAAGTCCCCGACCGAACGTTTGAGGCTGGCGAGCGCTTCCCATTCCTCGGTGAAGACCGGGAACTCGTTATTGAGCCACTACAGAAACACGAGGTAGACGAGGATTCGATTCGGCTCCGAAAGAGTGCTGTCGAGCAATCGTCGGTCAAGCAAGTTCTCGAAAACTTCTATCGGAGCCGGGCGCGGAGCTATCTCACCGACCGCATCGACCACTACGCCGAGCGTATGGGTGTCGAGTACGAAAAACTCGAACTCCGAAACCAGCGCACACGGTGGGGTAGTTGTTCGACTGGTGGAACGATTAGCCTGAACTGGCGGCTCATTATGGCCCCGCCCGACGTTGTTGATTACCTCGTCGTCCACGAACTCGCTCACCTGACCGAACAGCACCACGGACGAGAGTTCTGGCAGTTGGTCGGAGAACACATCCCTGACTACAAGGAGAAGGCTGAGTGGTTAGAACAGAACAGCGCCAAGTTGGTGTTTAGCGAAGAAGACGTGTAA
- a CDS encoding MarR family transcriptional regulator translates to MVSADDRILEYLAENETGTPKQMADSGNVRFSRSYITQRCKKLLDFGLIRHLGNGVYIITDEGQQYLDGELDAAELESDEN, encoded by the coding sequence ATGGTTTCGGCTGACGACCGCATTCTCGAATATCTTGCAGAGAACGAGACAGGGACACCAAAACAGATGGCGGACAGTGGGAATGTCCGGTTCAGTCGTTCATACATCACGCAACGGTGCAAGAAGTTACTCGACTTTGGTCTGATTCGCCACCTCGGAAACGGCGTCTACATTATCACGGACGAAGGTCAGCAGTATCTCGATGGCGAACTTGACGCGGCTGAACTTGAGTCGGATGAAAACTGA
- a CDS encoding DUF6293 family protein — MQTHIVPVGFDYDRLIAPLVRDQFDVDRVVLLEGAVGSEANVEYSRHLSRKLETDFENLLGARTERFVLEDVYDYDEAFEQAYDLINAELDEGNEVWVNVAAMPRTVSFAFATAAHSLMVERQEDREGIHTYYTAPEKYLETELAEELREGIDLLEDLHGAAADGGSVAEGVDPARIERRLESARDLLAEFDERGTTIGAKEIDGAHVVELPVASFSNVKPFEELILYKLGEDGEFESVSELAEALARELNEEYTDSFRSKVIYNVDRLGPGGKGYIEREEHGKSYRTRLSRIGELWVRAHSDDPE; from the coding sequence ATGCAGACCCACATCGTCCCGGTCGGCTTCGACTACGACCGGCTGATCGCGCCGCTGGTGCGCGATCAGTTCGACGTCGACCGCGTCGTCCTGCTGGAGGGGGCGGTCGGCAGCGAGGCCAACGTCGAGTACTCCCGGCACCTCTCGCGCAAACTCGAGACGGACTTCGAGAACCTGCTCGGCGCTCGTACCGAACGGTTCGTCCTCGAGGACGTCTACGACTACGACGAGGCGTTCGAGCAGGCCTACGACCTGATCAACGCCGAACTCGACGAGGGCAACGAGGTCTGGGTCAACGTCGCCGCGATGCCCCGTACCGTCAGCTTCGCGTTCGCCACCGCCGCCCACTCGCTGATGGTCGAGCGACAGGAGGACCGCGAGGGGATCCACACCTACTACACGGCCCCCGAGAAGTACCTCGAGACGGAACTCGCCGAGGAACTGCGCGAGGGAATCGACCTGCTCGAGGACCTCCACGGCGCCGCGGCCGACGGCGGTTCGGTCGCCGAGGGCGTCGATCCCGCCCGGATCGAGCGGCGCCTGGAGAGCGCCCGCGACCTGCTCGCGGAGTTCGACGAGCGCGGGACGACCATCGGCGCCAAGGAGATAGACGGCGCCCACGTCGTCGAACTCCCGGTGGCGTCGTTCTCGAACGTCAAGCCGTTCGAGGAGCTCATCCTCTACAAACTCGGGGAGGACGGCGAGTTCGAGTCGGTCTCCGAACTCGCGGAGGCGCTCGCCCGCGAACTCAACGAGGAGTACACCGACAGCTTCCGCTCGAAGGTGATCTACAACGTCGACCGCCTCGGCCCCGGCGGGAAAGGCTACATCGAACGCGAGGAACACGGCAAGTCCTACCGGACGCGGCTCTCGCGGATCGGCGAACTGTGGGTGCGGGCCCACTCGGACGACCCGGAGTGA